From one Catenuloplanes nepalensis genomic stretch:
- a CDS encoding NAD-dependent epimerase/dehydratase family protein — protein sequence MATILMTGAAGAIGQMLRPRLAHHDLRLTDVRAGDGVDALDVTDAAAVEKACTGADAILHLGGIAGEGPFEDVLAVNVRGTERVLSAAVRTGVPRVVLASSNHAAGLHSRADAGPTGLADDVPARPDSYYGWSKAAMEQLGRLYHDRHGLHVICLRIGTCCEHPAAPRDLSTWLSPDDAALLFEAALTATGWRLIWGVSANTRRWWSTTGGLSIGYYPRDDAEPWSRRVGEPDLTSPTDSLVGGPMPTKPLGTP from the coding sequence ATGGCGACGATTCTGATGACCGGCGCGGCCGGGGCGATCGGGCAGATGCTCCGGCCCCGGCTGGCCCACCACGACCTGCGGCTGACCGACGTCCGGGCCGGCGACGGCGTCGACGCGCTCGACGTGACCGACGCGGCCGCGGTCGAGAAGGCCTGCACCGGCGCGGACGCGATCCTGCACCTGGGCGGCATCGCCGGCGAGGGCCCGTTCGAGGACGTGCTCGCGGTCAACGTCCGCGGCACCGAACGGGTCCTGTCCGCCGCCGTGCGCACCGGCGTCCCCCGCGTCGTGCTCGCCTCCAGCAACCACGCGGCCGGCCTCCACTCCCGCGCCGACGCCGGCCCCACCGGCCTGGCCGACGACGTGCCGGCCCGGCCCGACTCGTACTACGGCTGGAGCAAGGCGGCGATGGAACAACTCGGCCGCCTCTACCACGACCGCCACGGCCTGCACGTCATCTGCCTGCGCATCGGCACCTGCTGCGAGCACCCCGCCGCGCCGCGCGACCTCTCCACCTGGCTCTCCCCCGACGACGCCGCCCTCCTGTTCGAGGCCGCGCTCACCGCCACCGGCTGGCGCCTGATCTGGGGCGTCTCCGCCAACACCCGCCGCTGGTGGTCCACCACCGGCGGCCTCTCCATCGGCTACTACCCCCGCGACGACGCCGAACCCTGGTCCCGCCGCGTCGGCGAGCCCGACCTCACCTCCCCCACCGACTCCCTGGTCGGCGGCCCCATGCCCACCAAACCCCTGGGCACGCCATAG